In a single window of the Terriglobus roseus genome:
- a CDS encoding phospholipase D-like domain-containing protein, with amino-acid sequence MVQPDDGIEPLLTALRSAKTSILILIFRYDRSEIERALVEAVQRGVTVQALIAFTNRGEEKNLRKLEMRLLERGITVTRTADDLVRYHGKMFIIDRKELFLLAFNYTHMDITLSRSFGARITTPAIVAEAVKLFESDSHRTPFTSTVHDLVVSPTNARKELTAFIKGAKKQLLLYEMKISDPDFVKLLRDKMADGVDVRIIGRASPRASALPLRTMSMRLHARAILRDGKTAFLGSQSLRKLELEARREIGVIFTDGPAVKKMISIFENDWQKAQPAVQDSMETAMDIPVRRVAKIVAKHINVKPVVEQVLERVFDRRTSDVPFEPGEVAQTVRDAFREEIHDAVLLALRDMAAQAAQMQLLRKED; translated from the coding sequence ATGGTACAGCCGGATGACGGCATCGAGCCCCTTTTGACTGCGTTGCGAAGCGCGAAGACGAGCATTCTGATCCTCATCTTCCGATACGACCGCAGCGAGATCGAGCGGGCGCTCGTGGAGGCCGTCCAGCGCGGCGTGACCGTGCAGGCGCTGATCGCGTTTACCAATCGCGGCGAGGAAAAGAATCTTCGCAAGCTGGAGATGCGTCTGCTGGAGCGCGGCATCACCGTTACGCGAACGGCGGATGACCTGGTTCGTTATCACGGCAAGATGTTCATCATTGACCGCAAGGAATTGTTCCTGCTTGCGTTTAACTACACGCACATGGACATCACGCTCAGCCGTTCGTTTGGCGCGCGCATCACGACGCCGGCCATTGTTGCAGAGGCGGTAAAGCTGTTTGAGAGCGATTCGCACCGGACACCCTTCACCTCGACCGTGCATGACCTGGTGGTCAGCCCGACGAACGCTCGCAAGGAGCTGACGGCGTTCATCAAGGGCGCGAAGAAGCAACTGCTGCTGTACGAGATGAAGATCAGCGATCCGGATTTCGTCAAACTTCTGCGGGACAAGATGGCGGACGGCGTGGATGTCCGCATCATCGGCCGGGCGTCTCCCCGGGCGAGTGCTCTGCCGCTGCGCACCATGAGTATGCGGCTGCATGCGCGTGCCATTCTGCGGGACGGTAAAACGGCATTTCTTGGAAGCCAGAGTCTCCGAAAGCTGGAGCTGGAAGCACGCCGCGAGATCGGCGTCATCTTCACCGATGGGCCGGCAGTCAAGAAGATGATCAGCATTTTCGAAAACGATTGGCAGAAGGCACAGCCGGCCGTTCAGGACTCCATGGAGACCGCGATGGACATCCCGGTGCGCCGCGTCGCAAAGATCGTCGCGAAGCACATCAACGTGAAGCCTGTTGTAGAGCAAGTGCTGGAGAGGGTGTTCGACCGCCGGACCAGCGATGTTCCGTTCGAGCCGGGAGAGGTCGCCCAGACGGTGCGGGATGCCTTTCGCGAGGAGATCCACGATGCCGTTCTGCTGGCGCTGCGCGACATGGCCGCGCAGGCAGCGCAGATGCAACTGCTGCGCAAGGAAGACTAG
- the rho gene encoding transcription termination factor Rho — MTISELKEKSIAELGKLARGLEIQGTSALRKQDLIFKILQAQSEKEGHIFAEGVLEILPDGYGFLRSPDYNYLPGPDDIYVSPSQIRKFDLKTGDTISGNVRPPHEGEKYFALVKIEAINFESPEETRNKILFDNLTPLYAEERVKMETVRENISGRVMDLLTPVGKGQRGLIVAPPRTGKTVLLQSIANSITTNHPEVVLIVLLIDERPEEVTDMQRSVKGEVISSTFDEPAARHVQVAEMVIEKAKRLVEHKRDVVILLDSITRLARAYNTIVPPSGKVLSGGVDSNALQRPKRFFGAARNIEEGGSLTIMATALVDTGSRMDEVIFEEFKGTGNMEVILDRKLVDKRVFPAIDIQRSGTRKEELLIPKEDLQRTWILRKVLNPLSPVEAMELLTDKLSKTRNNQEFLHNMSSL; from the coding sequence ATGACCATTTCAGAACTTAAAGAAAAGAGCATTGCCGAACTCGGAAAGCTCGCACGCGGCCTTGAAATCCAGGGCACAAGCGCCTTGCGCAAGCAGGATCTGATCTTCAAGATCCTCCAGGCCCAGAGCGAAAAAGAGGGGCACATCTTCGCAGAAGGCGTCCTCGAGATCCTCCCCGACGGCTACGGCTTCCTTCGCTCGCCCGACTACAACTACCTGCCTGGTCCCGACGACATTTACGTCTCGCCGTCGCAGATCCGCAAGTTCGATCTGAAGACCGGTGACACCATTAGCGGTAACGTGCGCCCGCCGCACGAGGGTGAAAAGTACTTCGCGCTGGTCAAGATCGAGGCGATCAACTTTGAATCGCCCGAAGAGACGCGCAACAAGATTCTGTTCGACAACCTGACGCCGCTGTATGCCGAAGAGCGCGTCAAGATGGAGACGGTCCGCGAGAACATCTCCGGCCGCGTCATGGACCTGCTGACGCCCGTGGGCAAGGGCCAGCGTGGCCTGATCGTCGCTCCGCCGCGCACCGGCAAGACGGTTCTGCTGCAGTCGATCGCGAACTCCATCACGACGAATCACCCGGAAGTCGTGCTGATCGTCCTGCTGATCGATGAGCGTCCGGAAGAAGTCACGGACATGCAGCGTTCGGTGAAGGGTGAGGTCATCTCCTCGACCTTCGACGAGCCCGCGGCACGTCACGTACAGGTGGCGGAGATGGTCATCGAGAAGGCCAAGCGCCTCGTCGAGCACAAGCGCGACGTTGTGATTCTGCTTGACTCGATCACGCGTCTCGCACGCGCCTACAACACGATTGTGCCGCCCTCGGGCAAGGTGCTTTCCGGCGGTGTGGACTCGAATGCGCTGCAGCGCCCGAAGCGCTTCTTCGGCGCGGCTCGCAACATTGAAGAGGGTGGTTCGCTCACAATCATGGCGACGGCACTCGTCGATACCGGATCGCGCATGGACGAAGTCATCTTCGAAGAGTTCAAGGGCACCGGCAACATGGAAGTCATCCTGGACCGCAAGCTGGTCGACAAGCGCGTCTTCCCGGCAATCGACATCCAGCGCAGCGGTACGCGTAAGGAAGAGTTGCTGATCCCGAAGGAAGACCTGCAGCGTACATGGATTCTGCGCAAGGTGCTGAATCCGTTGTCGCCAGTGGAAGCGATGGAACTGCTGACCGACAAGCTCAGCAAGACCCGCAACAACCAGGAGTTCCTGCACAACATGAGCTCGCTGTAA
- a CDS encoding ABC transporter ATP-binding protein has product MPEKPETRRVTIKELLRPHRRALILGLVAIAGESIADVAAPWPLKIVLDNVIAHKASHGWLFAFIKRTAGTEPHQILMFACIAVVVIAIVDAFCSYWEKYTTTSVGQWVTHDLRRTLYAQVQRLSLSYHDTSQTGDLISRVTTDIDSIQSFIVSGLLSILVDIATIFGMIGVLFYLSWQLTLIALAVVPLLFAIVYTYTRKVKKASRAVRKQEGKMISVVQEVLGSIRVVKAFSREQYEIDRLEGESLETVEASLKARTLKAKLVPIVNIVTALGTCAVLYFGGKLALDSNMTGGKIYIFIAYIAGMYKPMQDISKIMDSYSKADIGYERIQEIIGNSEEMRDAPGAKDLRITEGRIDLEDVSFSYNSDREILHDVTMRVEPGSVVAIVGPTGSGKTTLINLIARFYEPQKGIVRIDGQDVSKVKQKSLREQLSFVLQDTVLFSGSIWDNIAYGRPEATHAEIVQAAKDANADEFIECLPQKFDTVVGERGILLSGGQRQRIAIARAMVRNSRILILDEPTSALDANSEHLVFEALDRLMKGKTAIVIAHRLSTVRNANCIYVLQDGRVVENGTHDQLIVAGGLYQELNETQAHADDEKSALLV; this is encoded by the coding sequence ATGCCCGAAAAGCCGGAAACGCGCCGTGTCACCATTAAAGAGCTTCTGCGGCCTCATCGCCGCGCACTGATCCTTGGGCTGGTTGCCATTGCGGGCGAAAGCATAGCAGACGTAGCCGCGCCATGGCCGCTCAAGATTGTGCTCGACAACGTCATTGCGCATAAGGCGTCGCATGGATGGCTCTTCGCCTTCATCAAGCGCACGGCCGGCACCGAGCCACACCAGATCCTGATGTTTGCCTGCATCGCGGTGGTCGTCATCGCGATTGTGGACGCCTTCTGTTCATATTGGGAGAAGTACACGACGACCAGCGTAGGCCAGTGGGTGACGCATGACCTTCGCCGCACGCTGTATGCGCAGGTGCAACGGCTGTCGCTGTCGTACCACGACACCAGCCAGACGGGCGATCTGATCAGCCGCGTCACAACGGACATCGATTCCATCCAGAGCTTCATCGTCTCCGGCCTCTTGAGCATCCTGGTCGATATCGCAACGATCTTCGGCATGATCGGTGTGCTGTTCTACCTGAGCTGGCAGCTCACGCTGATCGCCCTTGCGGTCGTGCCCTTGCTCTTCGCTATCGTTTACACCTATACGCGCAAGGTGAAGAAGGCATCACGCGCCGTCCGCAAGCAGGAAGGCAAGATGATCTCCGTGGTCCAGGAGGTGCTTGGCTCCATCCGCGTGGTGAAGGCCTTCTCGCGCGAGCAATATGAGATCGATCGCCTCGAGGGCGAGAGCCTGGAGACAGTCGAAGCCTCCCTGAAGGCGCGGACGCTAAAGGCGAAGCTGGTTCCAATCGTCAACATTGTCACGGCCCTTGGCACCTGCGCTGTGCTGTACTTCGGCGGCAAGCTCGCGCTTGACTCCAACATGACCGGCGGCAAAATCTACATCTTCATCGCGTACATCGCGGGCATGTACAAGCCCATGCAGGACATCAGTAAGATTATGGATTCGTACTCGAAGGCCGACATCGGCTATGAGCGCATCCAGGAGATCATTGGCAACAGTGAAGAGATGCGCGATGCGCCCGGCGCAAAGGATCTACGCATCACTGAGGGCCGCATCGACCTGGAAGATGTGAGCTTCTCCTACAACAGCGACCGCGAGATTCTGCACGATGTGACGATGCGTGTCGAACCGGGTTCTGTGGTTGCAATCGTCGGCCCGACGGGCTCAGGCAAGACCACGCTGATCAACCTGATTGCCCGTTTTTACGAGCCGCAGAAAGGCATAGTCCGCATTGACGGACAGGATGTGAGCAAGGTCAAGCAGAAGTCGTTGCGCGAGCAGTTGAGCTTTGTGCTGCAGGACACCGTGCTGTTTAGCGGATCCATCTGGGACAACATCGCCTATGGCCGGCCTGAGGCGACGCACGCGGAGATCGTGCAGGCAGCGAAGGACGCGAATGCTGATGAGTTTATCGAGTGCCTGCCGCAGAAGTTCGACACGGTGGTTGGGGAGCGCGGCATTCTTCTTTCCGGCGGACAGCGGCAGCGTATCGCCATCGCTCGTGCGATGGTTCGGAACAGCCGCATCCTGATCCTGGATGAGCCGACGTCGGCGCTCGATGCCAATAGCGAACACCTTGTTTTTGAGGCGCTGGATCGCCTCATGAAGGGCAAGACGGCAATCGTCATCGCGCATCGACTATCGACCGTTCGCAACGCGAACTGCATTTACGTGTTGCAGGATGGACGCGTAGTGGAGAACGGCACACACGACCAATTGATCGTCGCAGGTGGGCTTTACCAGGAACTGAACGAGACACAGGCGCATGCGGATGACGAGAAGTCAGCTTTGCTGGTTTGA
- a CDS encoding Lrp/AsnC family transcriptional regulator, whose translation MPTNVMLVRAPRRSAKAIAPVRTPAAESESPSLDAIDHALIEELQDNARISFAELARRVHLSKPAVMERVRRLESTGVILRYRTEVDPSKLGLTVRAFVKITVAGDRLANFARVARSVPEVVECHRVTGNESFLVQVVVRDMNHLETVIDALMPYLATNTSMVLNSPVQSARIPLPAPQPKRGTRR comes from the coding sequence ATGCCGACCAATGTAATGCTCGTGAGAGCTCCACGCAGATCTGCAAAAGCCATCGCGCCGGTGCGAACTCCCGCAGCGGAGTCCGAATCGCCTTCGCTCGATGCCATCGATCATGCCCTGATTGAAGAGCTGCAGGACAACGCGCGCATCTCCTTTGCGGAGCTGGCGCGACGCGTCCACCTGTCGAAGCCGGCTGTCATGGAACGCGTTCGGCGGCTCGAGAGCACCGGCGTCATCCTCCGCTACCGCACAGAGGTCGATCCATCGAAGCTCGGCCTCACTGTTCGCGCCTTCGTGAAGATCACAGTCGCCGGCGACCGCCTCGCAAACTTTGCGCGGGTCGCCCGCTCCGTCCCCGAGGTCGTCGAGTGCCATCGCGTCACTGGCAACGAAAGCTTCCTGGTACAGGTGGTCGTCCGCGACATGAATCACCTCGAAACGGTGATCGACGCTCTAATGCCTTACCTTGCGACCAACACCAGCATGGTACTGAATTCACCCGTGCAGTCGGCACGCATCCCATTGCCGGCGCCGCAGCCGAAACGCGGTACACGCCGTTGA
- a CDS encoding NUDIX hydrolase has protein sequence MPRRAARTLLLDPQDRVLLIRYDSDGYIFWVTPGGAVEPGETDVEAAARELMEELRITAELYGPVHSTTSSFHHEGRYVENTDIFFATRSATTDAPQCHAVSLFEKNAMRHARWWSLQDLQEASEDVFPKDLAEIVARVSPLLR, from the coding sequence ATGCCACGCCGTGCAGCGCGCACCCTGCTGCTGGATCCTCAGGATCGCGTCCTGCTCATCCGGTATGACAGCGACGGCTATATCTTCTGGGTGACGCCCGGCGGTGCCGTGGAGCCGGGCGAGACTGACGTTGAAGCCGCGGCACGCGAATTGATGGAAGAGCTTCGGATCACCGCCGAGCTCTACGGCCCCGTACACAGCACGACCAGCAGTTTTCACCACGAGGGCCGCTACGTCGAGAACACCGACATCTTCTTCGCCACACGCTCCGCCACAACAGACGCACCACAGTGCCATGCCGTCAGCCTCTTCGAGAAAAACGCGATGCGGCACGCTCGCTGGTGGTCGTTGCAGGATTTGCAGGAGGCAAGCGAGGATGTCTTTCCGAAGGATCTTGCAGAGATCGTCGCGCGTGTAAGCCCCCTGTTGCGTTGA
- a CDS encoding PLP-dependent cysteine synthase family protein, translating to MPVDSLQQVSLPEYTRHRLTALRELVGNTPMLCIDYRFRGRTGTVCAKAEHLNLSGSIKDRMALHILERAYEDGSLRPGDRIVEATSGNTGIAFAAIGSALGHKVVIYMPDWMSRERMDLIRSYGAEVVSISKEQGGFLGSIDCCRRLAEEQNAVFLPRQFENEANVEAHAQGTGPEIIAQMRYAGLVPDAFVAGVGTGGTIMGVSQALQAAWPGVPCHPVEPAESPTLTTGYKVGSHRIQGISDEFIPEIVRLSEVEDVIAIHDGDSILMAQMLASKLGLAVGISSGCNFLAAVTAAMRFEGSPTVATIFCDDNKKYLSTGLLREEPVRENYMTPDLELLDLRVIPRCGWPSRS from the coding sequence ATGCCCGTCGACAGCCTGCAGCAAGTTTCCCTCCCTGAGTACACGCGTCACCGCTTGACGGCGCTCCGCGAGCTGGTGGGGAACACGCCGATGCTGTGCATCGACTATCGCTTTCGCGGCCGCACGGGTACGGTTTGCGCCAAGGCGGAACACCTGAACCTGAGCGGCTCCATCAAGGACCGCATGGCGCTGCACATCCTTGAGCGGGCTTACGAAGATGGTTCGCTGCGTCCGGGGGATCGGATCGTTGAGGCAACGAGCGGCAACACCGGCATCGCGTTTGCCGCGATTGGCTCCGCGCTCGGGCACAAGGTTGTCATTTACATGCCGGACTGGATGAGCCGCGAGCGCATGGACCTGATTCGCAGCTATGGCGCTGAGGTTGTAAGCATCAGCAAGGAGCAGGGTGGCTTTCTGGGAAGCATCGATTGCTGCCGAAGGCTGGCCGAAGAACAGAACGCGGTCTTCCTGCCGCGGCAGTTTGAGAACGAAGCGAACGTGGAAGCGCACGCGCAGGGAACCGGGCCGGAGATCATCGCCCAGATGCGCTACGCCGGCCTGGTGCCGGACGCGTTCGTCGCGGGCGTGGGCACTGGCGGCACCATCATGGGCGTCTCGCAGGCTCTGCAGGCTGCTTGGCCAGGCGTGCCGTGTCACCCTGTCGAGCCGGCGGAAAGCCCCACGCTGACGACCGGCTACAAGGTTGGATCTCATCGCATCCAGGGCATCAGTGATGAGTTCATTCCGGAGATCGTTCGGTTGAGTGAGGTGGAGGACGTCATCGCGATTCACGACGGCGACTCCATCCTGATGGCGCAGATGCTTGCCAGCAAGCTGGGGCTGGCGGTCGGCATCTCATCCGGCTGCAACTTCCTGGCGGCTGTTACGGCCGCGATGCGCTTTGAGGGGTCTCCGACTGTGGCGACCATCTTCTGCGATGACAATAAGAAGTATCTGAGTACAGGCCTTTTACGTGAAGAACCGGTGCGCGAGAACTACATGACACCTGATCTTGAACTATTGGATCTGCGCGTCATCCCGCGGTGTGGCTGGCCGTCGCGGTCGTGA
- a CDS encoding M1 family aminopeptidase, producing the protein MFAIRKFVVATSAAALTLTAAAQTSGTRQPLQVTGYTIDAQLDPVAQRLTATAAVTFLAVQDLTSATFELNNGLRITKITGADGKTLDSDRDARRSTVTVSLPTTIPSGTSSTFTFTYAGILKEADTSPVEGIKTAALASPVSMLLYPGRWFPMVGLYTNRFTMNLHATVPADETAVGSGFTGKKSVPGNKTEFDFAWMKPGFPGTLIAGKFLPPARVSGSNQISIYVTEPHKAAAADYAAVAAQQQEYFTTTFGQPESGKLQIVELPDDAVSASWGPEIAAIAGNRIGDKNSHRLLANTISRQWWGSEISPASLNDAWITNGMARYSELMNLEETGGKTALQNAIPDIEAGALAYDTAPLTTLARVDPFSPQFQSMTLEKGAMVFHMLRYQLGDDKFLAFLKGLLSQYTDKPVRSADLEEVAKAQGGEGINLTPFFAQWLDGTGAPAFQDKFTIYRLGSNKGFRTIGSVSQDLDLFRMPIDLRVETDGKTETRKIDVTGTDSAYTIETFGRPRRIAIDPDNWVLKSTPDLAVRVAVLKGQQLVAQGDLIGALAEYQKALDSNKNSALANYRIAEIFFTQRNYQSSANSYRDALRGDGEPRWTQVWSHIGLGKIFDLTGQRDRAVQEYRLAVQTNDNTQGAINEARALLQKPFERARSMD; encoded by the coding sequence ATGTTCGCGATCCGCAAGTTTGTAGTCGCCACCAGCGCCGCCGCTCTCACCCTCACTGCCGCCGCCCAGACCAGCGGAACGCGTCAGCCTCTGCAGGTGACTGGATACACCATTGACGCGCAGCTTGATCCCGTCGCCCAGCGCCTGACGGCTACTGCTGCCGTGACCTTCTTGGCGGTGCAGGATCTGACCTCCGCGACCTTCGAACTGAACAACGGCCTCCGCATCACGAAGATCACCGGTGCCGACGGCAAGACACTCGACAGCGATCGGGATGCTCGACGCTCCACCGTAACGGTGTCACTCCCGACGACGATTCCAAGCGGAACATCCTCAACCTTTACTTTCACTTATGCCGGCATACTGAAAGAAGCAGATACCAGTCCGGTGGAAGGCATCAAGACCGCAGCGCTGGCCAGTCCCGTCTCGATGCTGCTTTATCCCGGTCGCTGGTTCCCCATGGTTGGGCTGTACACCAATCGCTTCACGATGAATCTGCACGCGACGGTGCCGGCCGATGAGACGGCGGTCGGTAGCGGTTTCACCGGCAAGAAGTCGGTGCCGGGCAACAAGACCGAATTCGACTTCGCGTGGATGAAGCCGGGCTTCCCCGGCACGCTCATCGCAGGCAAGTTTCTGCCGCCGGCACGGGTCTCCGGGTCGAACCAGATCTCCATCTACGTCACCGAGCCGCATAAGGCTGCAGCAGCGGACTATGCAGCCGTGGCCGCCCAGCAGCAGGAATACTTCACCACGACCTTCGGCCAGCCGGAGAGCGGCAAACTGCAGATCGTGGAACTGCCCGATGACGCTGTGTCGGCGTCCTGGGGGCCTGAGATCGCCGCGATTGCCGGCAACCGCATCGGCGATAAGAACAGCCATCGCCTGCTGGCCAACACCATCAGCCGGCAGTGGTGGGGATCGGAAATCTCACCTGCAAGCCTGAACGATGCCTGGATCACCAACGGCATGGCGCGTTACTCCGAGCTGATGAACCTTGAGGAGACGGGCGGCAAGACCGCGTTGCAGAATGCCATCCCCGACATCGAAGCTGGCGCGCTCGCCTACGACACGGCACCCCTGACGACACTGGCTCGCGTTGATCCCTTCTCACCGCAGTTCCAGTCCATGACGCTCGAAAAGGGCGCCATGGTCTTCCACATGCTCCGCTACCAGCTTGGCGACGACAAGTTTCTCGCGTTTCTTAAGGGCCTGCTGTCGCAATACACCGACAAGCCTGTCCGCTCCGCTGACCTGGAAGAGGTCGCCAAGGCGCAGGGTGGCGAGGGCATCAACCTGACCCCGTTCTTCGCGCAATGGCTTGACGGCACAGGCGCACCGGCGTTTCAGGACAAGTTCACGATCTACCGTCTTGGCTCCAACAAGGGCTTCCGCACCATTGGATCGGTCTCGCAGGATCTTGACCTCTTCCGTATGCCAATCGACCTGCGCGTGGAGACGGACGGCAAGACCGAGACACGCAAGATCGATGTCACCGGCACCGACTCGGCGTATACCATTGAAACTTTTGGCCGGCCGCGCCGCATCGCAATCGATCCTGACAACTGGGTGCTCAAGAGCACGCCGGACCTCGCCGTCCGCGTCGCCGTTCTGAAAGGCCAGCAACTCGTCGCGCAGGGTGATTTGATCGGCGCGCTGGCGGAGTATCAGAAGGCGCTCGACAGCAACAAGAACTCGGCTCTCGCGAACTACCGCATTGCGGAGATCTTCTTCACGCAGCGGAACTACCAGTCGTCCGCCAACAGCTATCGCGATGCGCTGCGTGGCGATGGCGAGCCGCGCTGGACTCAGGTCTGGAGCCATATCGGTCTGGGCAAGATCTTTGACCTGACCGGCCAGCGCGACCGCGCTGTGCAGGAGTATCGCCTGGCGGTGCAGACCAACGACAACACCCAGGGCGCCATCAACGAAGCGCGTGCGCTGTTGCAGAAGCCATTTGAACGCGCGCGGTCGATGGATTAA